From the Methanoculleus caldifontis genome, the window TGTGCGAGAATCGCTATTTCCCTTCCCGTAGAACACCCTGGTACCGGACGATAAGGTCGGGAACGTAAACCTCACACCACCGGCCTCTCCCGGATCTGCACCTCCTGATCCCGTCTCACGAGACCTTATCGCCCGGCCTCGAAGCGTAACCTGGAGAACGGACATGATCCGATTCGAACATCTGACAAAAGAATACGGCGGCAACCGTGTCGTCGACGACCTGACCTTCAGTATCCCGCAGGGCGAGATCTTCGGCCTGCTCGGTCCGAACGGCGCAGGAAAGAGCACCACGATCCTCATGCTGGTCGGGCTGATCGAGCCGACCGGCGGGCGGTGTTTCATCGACGGAGCGGACATCGTCACCGAGCCTCTCCGGGTGAAGCACCGGATCGGCTATATGCCCGAAGACGTCGGGTTCTACGCGGACCTTACGGCTGCCGCGAACCTCGACTTCTTCGGACAACTCTATCGCATGGACCCCGCACAACGAAAACGACGGATCGATGACCTGCTCGTGCTCGTCGGCCTCGACGGGGTGACAAAACCCGTCGGAGAGTTCTCGAAGGGGATGCGGCAGCGGCTGGGACTTGCCAAGGCGCTGCTGAACGACCCGGCCGTCCTCATTC encodes:
- a CDS encoding ABC transporter ATP-binding protein — encoded protein: MIRFEHLTKEYGGNRVVDDLTFSIPQGEIFGLLGPNGAGKSTTILMLVGLIEPTGGRCFIDGADIVTEPLRVKHRIGYMPEDVGFYADLTAAANLDFFGQLYRMDPAQRKRRIDDLLVLVGLDGVTKPVGEFSKGMRQRLGLAKALLNDPAVLILDEPTANLDPPGAADFRRIIGDEAKEGRTVLISSHILPEVDRICTSVGILARGRLVAHDAPGNLLQNREAGAVVISVETRDPMPDLALAEITGAVYDDSRKKAVVEADADISDEIIEFLIARGVRVLRIADDRPSLESIVLSYYREA